The DNA sequence ACTTTGAGTATCTTTACGGTTATAGAAACAAACAAGGCCATTGCAATGATTTGAGCAAATAGTAATTTCATTAAAGTCGAAATAATGACGAGGACGTGCGAGCTGTAAAGAGAATCCTTCAAGTTGTGTTGGGAAATTGGAAGTGCTTTCTACAACTTCACGATGGCGTGTTCCTATTTCAAATAAGAGGCGGCTGGCAAGAGGACGGGTTTGAGAACGAGCATTGTGCAACTTGACAAAGTGGGGATCATGTCGTATGAAACTGTTCCAAGCTTTAGAAACACACCTGAATCGCATCAGAGATTTCGCCGGAAGCCATGTTAATACCTCGAATATCATGTCCCTTGCAAATCCACGCTTCTCCTCCATCCGCCGCTTTTTGGTGGTAGTAATTGTTACTTCACTGAGGGTTCCTTCCATGTTTGTGCTATATGAGAAGCCTCACGTTACGCTACGCTATGCGTCTCTTTGTTCTCTACACTCATAACAAAGTTGAGAAATTAACCCTAGTACTATTTGGTTATAAATAACTTGGTAACCGGCCGGCCATCAAGTGCTGACTGGATTTTAGCCCAAGTTTTCCATATATATTTGAGTTGGATTCCTACTAGGATTTTAGCCGCAAGTTTTCAATATATTTGAGTTAGTTGAGTTGGATTCGTTTTAGCCGCAAAACAATATTAGAGTTGGCTAcctattttcttcacccaaaaaAAAACTAGGAATATGTAGTCACTATTAGAAAACTGGCAAAATTCGTCCAAAGAATACCGACCGACGTCAGTCGGaaaaaaaaccgaccgaaatcggtcggaatatTTGAAATTATGATTTCCCGCCctaacaaaaattatatataccaACAGGAAtaagttataattaaatattttcgaCCGAGTTCGGTCGGAAAAacaattttaaataataaaatataattttaataatattaccgaccgaagtcggtcgatttTTTTCAACCTTTATataaatagcttttaaataaataatatttaatacttaattgatatatatatatatatatatgtacataatatttaattgatttaagatccaattttaatattcaatatttaatatcgaatgtagcttatattcgatatatatagctcatatatatatatatatatatatcgaatatagcttatatactatacacttagtatatatgctatactatactatatactatatatacatcttaagatatatatatattactatatattatatattactatatatacatcttaagatatatatatatatattactatatatacatcttaagatatatatcgaatatagcctATCGAAtatactatatgtacatcttaagatatatatatatatcgaatatataacaacaacaacaacaacgacctaCTGAAATCCTAGTACTGggttctggggagggtagtgtgtacgcagaccttacccccagGGGCGGCTCTACCCTAAAGCAGGTAAATCAACTGCTTTAGGCCCCACATTTCAATTTAGATTAGATTGTTTGACTCatcacagagtttaagaaaaaaaaatttaaaacttatgTCTTAAAAGCTTAAGCAGTAAAAGGATTTACAACTGATATGATTTCTACCAAGAAAATTGCATCTGAAATGAAAATCAAACCCGAACTTTGTAAGTAACGTGTGATATATAGAAAAAACTAATTTGACGTTATTGATATTGAAATCTCTTGAAGAGTCCTTCAGAGTTAATTactatttatacatagtaaacaagactattttttcacttcaaaatagatttgaacaattcgaagcatgtgaatatattttttgttttctatttAGCGCAAAAACCTGAGATCACCAGATaatgaaaatttggaaaaaatactGCTTTAATCTTGAGTGTTCCTTAGAGCATAATAATCAATCtgatattgatggtttagatttattttatgaatttaaagtgttaagaaaaatagtacaattaaaagaTAATAGttttgaaggggagccttggtgtaactggtaaagttgctgccatgtgatatatatattgaatatagCTTATAGCTTATATACCAATTACTTAACCAATGTACGATATATTTAATTCTGGTtagttaatatatttttttatataaaataattaatgtgtTATTTAAGGATTATAAATGAAATTTTAGAAACAATAACTAAGCATATTTTTACATTAAAATGTAATCATAATTTTATTcacttgaaataattttttattgatttatggaaTCCTTATTTAATGCActcttttttttataaaaaagaaagaaacaacaaataataaaatggatAGATTAGTAAATAAATATTCCATGGGAAGAGAAGTAGTGGGTTTTTCCatgggaaaataattttttattaaaagttttcaaaattccgaccgatttctgTCGGAATGTGAAATTATGTTCTTGTCCCACATCGGCTGaaatggaaaaataatttttcattaaaatttttcaaaaattccgatcaatttcggtcggaaattgggAAATACTCTTGTCCCACATCGGCTGAAAGATGTGAGCTTTTCCATCTTATAAGTTGAGCTTTGATGCATAGAGTCCAACAATTGTGGACTAATAAAAAATAAGCAAATATAGGAAGGGTTGTAGTTAGTTCTAAGTAATAAGATTTAATATTCTATATTTAGAATTagaattcaataaaataataatgataatatatacTAGTACTAATTAATAATATAGTAATAAGATATAATATTGTGGTGCTATGATATCTCGAGCTGAGGAGTATACATGTGAtacaaaaacatatatatatggaagatttctataattattatatatttataattctgaccgatttcggtcggtatctgaaaaataaattaaaaaaaattaattaattccgaccgatttcggtcggtattttgaaaattaaaaaaaaacaattaatAATGACTGATTTCGGTCGGTAAATGTAGTTTGACTGTCAGTCAACGCATTGAAATTTTTGATCGATTTCGGTCGAAACACCTTAGCGACCATCATGTTTCCGACTAATTAAAAGCGGTCGGAAATCGATCGCTTTTTctcaatttccgaccgatttcggtcggttttccTGGACGAAATTAGCCAGTTTTTTAGTAGTGAGTGGaggagaaaaaatattttcactcAGATAAAACATGgactgtgtcacgacccaaaatcttttcaataataaataagatatttcatttccttccggataacccgtgtaaaaaaattgcatcactatgcccatttgtcaaaatatgtgagaaatcatgaatgatgtgatgttgtatagcatgagaaaaatacatctctatgcttgtatgtcatgtgtacatGCCAATGCTatacaactcagtgataaaatcataaacagcccctcgggcagacctcacaatcactcatatacagcctctcgggcttacctcacaatcactcgtaaacagcccctcgggcatacctcacaatcactcatgcctcccagtcactcatcactcggcactcgacactcgtactcagtaggtacctgctctcactggggtgtgtacagactccggaggggctccttcagcccaagcgctataatctgcacagacaactcacgtgctgcacggacaaatcgtgggctataatatcatatcaaaatctgcacggataacttacgtgccataataagctaataaagcctgctgcaggtgggcagccccgatccatataatagtaataatatatataaagccaacatggcaggctgtggcgtgcaacccgatcccaaaaatatcctcacaatcaggccctcagcctccctcagtcatcaatctctcaagtctctttctcatgggctcacaatgttatgagaatagcccaaaaatgatgatatcatgcatcaataaataacaatagagaatgagatatgatatgcaatgaaatgaatatgactacgTATGAATTTTCAATATAAACAAATAAATCACAagaatatgacctctgtgggtccaaataatactggcacataaccttaacatgatttttaatatgttgttcagctcaatttctttaaatcataaaccgcatggaaaatgccaagattattcaactacaaaattccacataaataattatgtcgcaatttctatagtgcacgcctgtcacctagcatgtgcgtcacctcccaacaattcacgaaatacatatattcagagttcatacccttagctctaagactagaagagttacttacctcgaacaagccaaatccaatgccgagcaagctaaacagtgctccagaaatcccattatgcgtgtATTAACTTCCGaagggctcgaatctagtcacacttaatttgattcagcccacaaaatttataggaattaattccatatcaaaatactaatatttttcacaaaatctgaaattacgccccaaaaattacctgtggggcccacatcttgaaatctgacgaaactcacaaagtccgacaacccattcaattacgaattcaaccatactaatttcactcaaatccgattccgaatcattgttcaaatctcaaaaatttatttttatgaaatttgtacaatttttccaaatttccacctcaaagtaaTAATcacatgatgaaatcattgatatattcatgtatattaccaaattcaagttagaatcacttaccccgataaattttttgaaaaatccacgaaaaatcgccacaaaccgagcttcctagatccaaaatgtgaaataataccttAAACCCTGTTTATATAGTGCACCTCTGATCTCCCACTTCGCGGTCCGCGAAAATTTGAGCGCAGTTGCGCCTCATAGGTCCTGCGGTCGCGAAAAACTGGTGGCTGCACtaccaggctttagtattttggccaaaacGTTCTGTAcaatagatcaaaagatataggcttcagAAATCGGACCAGCGAATCTGCAGAACTCCCTGGAGCGTGGCCGCTCACAGAATTGTGCagtccgcgaaattccaagcgcgCCAGCGAAATTCTGCTGCGGTCCGTACTATTATGTGCGGTCCGCGCCCCTCCTTCGCCTCAGCACCCAAAAATGTGCGGTATGTACCCCCAAAAGTGTCGGAACAATATTAGAGTGTCGAAATGCCCGGActcactcaaaactcaccccgaaactcattcggaaccttccggacacaaaccatatacgaatttcaatcataaaatatgctacggaCCTGGTCGCGCACTcaaaaacactgaaaagaggtcgtcttgacccgatattgaccatggccaaactcccaaatttcttaactttattaatcttTCAAcgaatgatccaaaaatacacccccAAGCCcctcagaacctcaaccaaatataccaacacgttccataatataatacagacctactcgaggcctcaaatcacatcaaataacatcaaaacgtcgaatcgcacctcaaatcaagatttatgaactttgaactttcaaattctatatcttgtgccgaaacatatcaaatcaatccggaatgacttcaaattttgcacacaagtcataaattacataacaaagccattcaaattttcagaatcggattccgaccccgatatcaaaaagtcaacccagtcaaacttcccaaaaattcaactttcgacatttcaagcctaatttcactatagacctccaaataatttttctgacacgctcctaagtccaaaatcaccatacagatctgTTGGAATTAtcggaattcaaatccgagatcttttacatataggtccacaTTCGGTCaactaacttaaattttcaataatgagactaagtgtctcatttcattccgaattccttccgtactcgaactaactaacccgataagtcataaataaattgtaaggcataaattgagcagtaaattgagGAACGGGGTCGTAATACTCGAAACGAtagaccgggtcgttacagactGTCATCACTcatcaataataaaaataaaaataaataatttattcttgatttgctaaaatgaacaaggaaaattttatttttaatatatgaACAAGAATATTTGGGACGTCGCGCTCGGTGAGTCGGTGGAGTTCGAGAGGCTTAGATGAGGTTATGACTAGTGGCTCGCCCAGTATTAGTTGGGGGCGCTAGATGCTAGTCACA is a window from the Nicotiana tomentosiformis chromosome 10, ASM39032v3, whole genome shotgun sequence genome containing:
- the LOC138900340 gene encoding F-box protein At2g16450-like; this translates as MEGTLSEVTITTTKKRRMEEKRGFARDMIFEVLTWLPAKSLMRFRCVSKAWNSFIRHDPHFVKLHNARSQTRPLASRLLFEIGTRHREVVESTSNFPTQLEGFSLQLARPRHYFDFNEITICSNHCNGLVCFYNRKDTQSYLYNVTTGEIKALPSSLRLPKGSGPTLFLGFDQATERYKLLHVISYFTHLF